A genomic segment from Salvia splendens isolate huo1 chromosome 13, SspV2, whole genome shotgun sequence encodes:
- the LOC121762881 gene encoding auxin-responsive protein IAA14-like isoform X2: MPDAVMITKKLGFDETELRLGLPGAGDKKRGFDETVDLKLNLDVPSDHTDFQGNNVNNTDSPKPPAKAQVVGWPPVRSYQKNVMSVQKRSDAEESGGGALVKVSMDGAPYLRKVDLKMYKTYQELSDALGRMFSSFTIGMLDFMNEGKLMDLLNSCDYVPTYEDKDGDWMLVGDVPWEMFVGSCKRLRVMKGAEAKGLAPRAMEKCKGRM, translated from the exons ATGCCGGATGCCGTCATGATCACTAAGAAGCTCGGCTTCGACGAGACTGAGTTGCGCCTCGGTTTGCCCGGCGCCGGAGACAAGAAGCGAGGGTTTGACGAAACCGTCGATTTGAAGCTCAATCTCGACGTTCCTTCAGATCACACTGATTTTCAGGGGAACAATGTCAACAATACGGATTCTCCTAAGCCTCCTGCCAA GGCACAGGTGGTGGGGTGGCCGCCGGTGCGGTCCTACCAGAAAAATGTGATGTCGGTTCAGAAGAGGAGCGATGCGGAGGAGAGCGGCGGCGGCGCCTTGGTGAAGGTGAGCATGGATGGAGCGCCGTACCTGAGGAAAGTAGACTTGAAGATGTACAAGACTTACCAAGAGCTCTCTGATGCATTGGGCAGAATGTTCAGTTCCTTCACTATTG GAATGTTGGACTTTATGAATGAGGGGAAGCTGATGGACCTTCTGAATAGCTGTGATTACGTGCCTACTTACGAGGACAAGGACGGGGATTGGATGCTAGTCGGAGACGTGCCATGGGA GATGTTTGTTGGATCTTGCAAGCGGCTGCGCGTAATGAAGGGCGCTGAGGCGAAGGGGCTCG cGCCGAGGGCAATGGAGAAATGCAAGGGCAGAATGTGA
- the LOC121762881 gene encoding auxin-responsive protein IAA14-like isoform X1 codes for MPDAVMITKKLGFDETELRLGLPGAGDKKRGFDETVDLKLNLDVPSDHTDFQGNNVNNTDSPKPPAKAQVVGWPPVRSYQKNVMSVQKRSDAEESGGGALVKVSMDGAPYLRKVDLKMYKTYQELSDALGRMFSSFTIGKCETQGMLDFMNEGKLMDLLNSCDYVPTYEDKDGDWMLVGDVPWEMFVGSCKRLRVMKGAEAKGLAPRAMEKCKGRM; via the exons ATGCCGGATGCCGTCATGATCACTAAGAAGCTCGGCTTCGACGAGACTGAGTTGCGCCTCGGTTTGCCCGGCGCCGGAGACAAGAAGCGAGGGTTTGACGAAACCGTCGATTTGAAGCTCAATCTCGACGTTCCTTCAGATCACACTGATTTTCAGGGGAACAATGTCAACAATACGGATTCTCCTAAGCCTCCTGCCAA GGCACAGGTGGTGGGGTGGCCGCCGGTGCGGTCCTACCAGAAAAATGTGATGTCGGTTCAGAAGAGGAGCGATGCGGAGGAGAGCGGCGGCGGCGCCTTGGTGAAGGTGAGCATGGATGGAGCGCCGTACCTGAGGAAAGTAGACTTGAAGATGTACAAGACTTACCAAGAGCTCTCTGATGCATTGGGCAGAATGTTCAGTTCCTTCACTATTG GTAAATGTGAGACGCAAGGAATGTTGGACTTTATGAATGAGGGGAAGCTGATGGACCTTCTGAATAGCTGTGATTACGTGCCTACTTACGAGGACAAGGACGGGGATTGGATGCTAGTCGGAGACGTGCCATGGGA GATGTTTGTTGGATCTTGCAAGCGGCTGCGCGTAATGAAGGGCGCTGAGGCGAAGGGGCTCG cGCCGAGGGCAATGGAGAAATGCAAGGGCAGAATGTGA